Proteins co-encoded in one Prevotella sp. E13-27 genomic window:
- a CDS encoding ABC transporter permease — protein MELLNEIWQTARRNKLRTSLTGFAVAWGIFMIVVLLGAGNGLINAIEQSNGRFLTNSMAVFGGWTEKPYMGFQEGRYVNLDTKDLQATQTEFTENIDEVGAQVSQSVVISKDKEYVSGMLYGVFPNACKIDKREILYGRFVNDIDIREMRKVIVVSLSQAKELMPKRYVSLVGKHVKVGAFMFRVVGIYKDDESRQNNDAFTSFTTVRTMFGKGNKIDRIEYSFHGLPTEEANDAFEARYRQRLNANHSAAPDDEGSIWLWNRFTSAMQMNTGMGIIRTALWIVGLFTLLSGIVGVSNIMLITVKERTHEFGIRKAIGAKPWSILRLIIVESVIITTFFGYIGMVLGVAANEYMDATIGHTQIDSGLFKATMFVNPTVGLDVCIEATMVMIIAGTIAGLVPSLKAARIRPIEALQTL, from the coding sequence ATGGAGTTATTGAATGAGATTTGGCAGACGGCACGCCGCAACAAGCTGCGTACCTCGCTCACAGGCTTCGCCGTGGCATGGGGTATCTTCATGATTGTTGTGCTGTTGGGAGCCGGCAACGGCCTCATCAATGCGATTGAGCAGTCTAACGGACGCTTCCTTACCAACTCAATGGCTGTCTTTGGCGGATGGACGGAGAAACCTTATATGGGTTTTCAGGAGGGTCGCTATGTCAATCTTGACACCAAGGATCTGCAAGCCACACAGACGGAGTTCACTGAGAATATTGACGAGGTGGGAGCGCAGGTAAGCCAGAGCGTCGTCATCAGCAAGGACAAGGAGTATGTCAGTGGCATGCTCTACGGCGTCTTCCCCAATGCCTGTAAGATAGACAAGCGCGAGATACTCTATGGTCGTTTCGTCAACGATATAGACATACGTGAGATGAGGAAGGTTATAGTGGTCAGCCTCTCGCAGGCAAAGGAACTGATGCCTAAACGCTATGTGAGTCTTGTGGGTAAGCATGTCAAAGTTGGAGCATTCATGTTTCGTGTGGTGGGTATATATAAAGACGATGAGAGCCGTCAGAACAACGATGCGTTCACGTCGTTTACCACCGTTAGGACCATGTTTGGCAAGGGAAATAAGATTGACCGCATAGAGTACTCGTTTCATGGTTTGCCTACAGAAGAGGCCAACGATGCCTTCGAGGCACGCTACCGTCAGCGACTGAACGCCAACCACTCTGCAGCCCCCGACGATGAAGGAAGCATCTGGCTCTGGAACCGCTTCACCTCTGCCATGCAGATGAATACAGGTATGGGCATCATACGAACGGCCCTATGGATAGTGGGACTCTTCACACTGCTCAGCGGTATAGTGGGAGTGTCAAACATTATGCTTATCACCGTGAAGGAACGCACCCACGAGTTTGGCATACGCAAGGCCATAGGTGCTAAGCCGTGGTCCATACTAAGGCTTATCATCGTGGAAAGTGTCATCATCACCACGTTCTTCGGATATATAGGCATGGTGCTCGGAGTAGCTGCCAATGAATATATGGACGCAACGATTGGTCACACGCAGATAGACTCAGGCCTGTTCAAAGCCACGATGTTCGTCAACCCGACAGTGGGTCTGGACGTTTGTATCGAGGCAACGATGGTGATGATTATTGCAGGAACCATCGCAGGTCTTGTGCCTTCACTCAAGGCAGCACGCATAAGACCTATCGAAGCGCTACAGACCCTTTAG
- a CDS encoding ABC transporter ATP-binding protein — protein sequence MIHLEDVNKTYYGAQPLHVLKGINLDIAEGEFVSIMGASGSGKSTLLNILGILDNYDSGLYELAGVRIWNLSETKAAEYRNRMIGFIFQSFNLISFKTAVENVELPLFYQGVSRKKRHMLAMEYLERLGLKDWATHYPNELSGGQRQRVAIARALITKPKIILADEPTGALDSKTSVEVMQLLKDLNRDEHITQIIVTHDPGVAEQTNRIIRIKDGVIE from the coding sequence ATGATACACTTAGAAGACGTAAACAAGACCTATTATGGTGCACAGCCTCTACATGTGCTGAAGGGCATCAACCTCGATATTGCTGAGGGTGAGTTCGTGAGCATCATGGGAGCATCGGGCTCGGGTAAGTCAACACTGCTTAACATCCTCGGTATTCTCGACAACTACGACTCAGGACTCTATGAACTGGCAGGTGTGCGCATCTGGAACCTGTCGGAGACGAAGGCTGCCGAATACCGTAATCGCATGATAGGATTCATCTTTCAGTCGTTCAACCTCATATCCTTCAAGACGGCTGTAGAGAATGTAGAACTGCCGCTGTTCTATCAGGGTGTGTCGCGCAAGAAGCGTCACATGCTGGCGATGGAATATCTGGAGCGATTGGGGCTGAAAGACTGGGCAACGCACTATCCCAACGAGCTCTCCGGTGGACAGCGTCAGCGAGTAGCCATTGCCCGTGCACTTATCACGAAGCCGAAGATAATCCTTGCCGATGAGCCTACGGGTGCATTGGACTCGAAGACCTCTGTAGAGGTGATGCAGCTGTTGAAGGATCTTAACCGCGATGAGCACATCACTCAGATTATTGTTACCCACGACCCTGGCGTGGCTGAGCAGACCAACAGAATAATAAGAATCAAGGATGGAGTTATTGAATGA
- a CDS encoding GntR family transcriptional regulator, with product MTFSNDKPIYIQMADRLMDEILADTYKDDDRIPSVREYSVLLEVNTNTAVKAYDELARANIIYNKRGLGYFVTPGAKKQILKERKRLFMKEQLPELFRQMKLLGITIDDIKAAYE from the coding sequence ATGACATTTTCAAACGACAAACCGATTTATATCCAGATGGCAGACCGTCTGATGGACGAGATTCTCGCCGACACCTATAAGGATGACGACCGCATACCCTCTGTGCGAGAGTATAGCGTGCTCCTTGAGGTGAACACGAACACCGCCGTAAAGGCATATGACGAGCTTGCTCGCGCAAACATTATCTATAACAAGCGTGGTCTGGGCTACTTCGTGACACCAGGCGCGAAGAAGCAGATACTGAAGGAACGCAAACGGCTGTTCATGAAAGAACAGTTGCCTGAGCTGTTCCGTCAGATGAAGTTGCTCGGCATTACAATAGACGATATTAAAGCAGCCTACGAATGA
- a CDS encoding ATP-binding cassette domain-containing protein, with protein MIEVNNIYFSYPGQKKQVFCDFSLKLEENKIYGLLGKNGTGKSTLLYLLSGLLRPVEGTVLCDGVPAMKRYPEMLQDVFFVTEEFELPAICLSEYVKLYKPFYPNFSDEVLKECLSDFELPEDVHLGKLSMGQRKKAYIAFAMATNTKYLFMDEPTNGLDIPSKSQFRKVIARHMTEERTVIVSTHQVHDVEQMLDHILILDQHSVLLNASMQEIIDQYAFEYRTPQEMDSDVLYAEPTLQGNAVVTKRKEGSVETQVNLELLFNYKTTK; from the coding sequence ATGATTGAAGTTAACAACATCTATTTCAGTTACCCTGGTCAGAAAAAACAGGTGTTCTGCGATTTCAGCCTTAAGCTGGAGGAAAACAAAATCTATGGTCTGTTAGGTAAGAACGGCACAGGCAAGTCAACGTTGCTCTATCTGCTGTCGGGTCTTCTACGTCCTGTTGAAGGCACTGTCCTTTGTGATGGCGTGCCAGCAATGAAACGCTACCCTGAGATGTTACAGGACGTGTTTTTCGTTACGGAAGAGTTTGAACTGCCAGCTATCTGTCTGTCTGAATATGTGAAGCTATATAAGCCCTTCTATCCAAATTTCTCTGACGAAGTGCTGAAAGAGTGTCTGAGTGATTTCGAACTGCCTGAGGATGTGCATCTCGGTAAGCTCTCTATGGGTCAGCGCAAGAAGGCATACATAGCTTTCGCCATGGCTACCAACACAAAGTATCTGTTCATGGATGAGCCTACCAACGGTCTGGACATCCCGTCGAAGTCGCAGTTTCGTAAGGTGATAGCCCGTCACATGACTGAGGAGCGCACCGTGATAGTCTCTACCCATCAGGTGCACGACGTGGAGCAGATGCTTGACCACATACTCATTCTTGATCAGCATAGCGTGTTACTTAATGCTTCCATGCAGGAGATTATTGACCAGTATGCCTTTGAGTATCGCACACCTCAAGAGATGGATAGCGACGTGCTCTATGCCGAGCCAACGCTTCAGGGCAATGCCGTTGTCACAAAGCGCAAGGAAGGCAGTGTCGAGACGCAGGTGAACCTGGAACTCTTGTTTAACTATAAGACAACAAAATGA
- a CDS encoding metallophosphoesterase: MREKIGLLFAVLLLSIQGAFAQMTFSLNGADFNDVAYRNTKGMTTVTLPAGTSLEGIITGVKIDGTDVDASAITPNPLTTKIKYGETKVFTHNNRAFGFVFEEDLWFCGVFISDCHINQGIGHDGTSTEEMKRIMNSIIAMGKDGKKKVSFTTAGATNIVPKTSIIFCLGDIDQDKGDDGSSGTHNNFLNSTAEVAKAAGTPFIFIAGNHDLSPDYWTGDNPDKGATFSGSNADNQTITAVTENNDYWNNANVFDENISYFTDDTKSNCFQSKPFTFNYKNVRFYCAHTYWFQKLYKRTSLFGDATYYAPDGVISALDTFVESHAGEASVWMQHFPWLAGSDCNRWWLDQNDKGLYIPTTDSSLYGSNTQGIAYNDANKANRLKKDPLSAIMMKAAGKVDGKVQHFSGHYHRFDDRTYQSTVNTSNKIHDYTVAAPGNTEQSNNAFVVLFKRGEGVKEVIQTQF, translated from the coding sequence ATGAGAGAAAAAATTGGATTATTGTTCGCTGTGCTGCTACTGTCGATACAGGGGGCTTTCGCCCAGATGACCTTCAGTCTGAATGGAGCAGACTTCAACGATGTGGCATATCGCAACACGAAGGGAATGACAACGGTGACATTACCAGCAGGCACGAGTCTGGAGGGCATCATCACAGGAGTGAAGATTGATGGCACAGATGTGGATGCCTCAGCCATAACGCCCAACCCATTGACAACAAAGATAAAATACGGAGAGACGAAGGTCTTCACACACAACAACAGAGCCTTCGGCTTTGTCTTTGAAGAGGACTTGTGGTTCTGCGGCGTGTTCATATCAGACTGTCACATAAACCAAGGCATCGGCCACGATGGCACAAGCACAGAGGAGATGAAGCGCATAATGAACAGCATCATCGCCATGGGAAAAGACGGAAAGAAAAAGGTGAGCTTCACTACTGCCGGAGCAACGAACATTGTGCCAAAGACCAGCATCATCTTCTGTCTGGGAGACATTGACCAGGACAAGGGCGATGACGGCAGCAGTGGTACGCACAACAACTTCCTGAACAGCACGGCTGAAGTGGCAAAGGCAGCTGGTACACCTTTCATATTCATTGCTGGCAACCACGACCTAAGCCCTGACTACTGGACAGGCGATAACCCCGACAAAGGCGCGACATTCAGTGGCTCGAACGCTGACAACCAGACAATAACGGCAGTCACGGAGAATAACGACTATTGGAACAATGCAAACGTGTTCGACGAAAACATCTCATATTTTACCGACGACACGAAGAGTAACTGCTTCCAGTCAAAGCCATTTACATTTAATTATAAAAATGTCCGCTTCTACTGCGCTCACACCTATTGGTTCCAGAAACTCTACAAGCGCACCAGTCTGTTTGGCGATGCCACATACTACGCACCTGACGGAGTGATAAGCGCCTTGGACACCTTCGTAGAGAGCCATGCCGGAGAGGCAAGCGTATGGATGCAGCACTTCCCCTGGCTGGCAGGCAGCGACTGCAACCGCTGGTGGCTTGACCAGAACGACAAAGGACTATACATACCGACGACAGACAGTTCACTCTATGGTTCCAACACGCAGGGCATTGCCTATAACGACGCCAACAAAGCCAACAGGCTGAAGAAAGATCCGCTATCGGCAATAATGATGAAGGCGGCAGGAAAGGTTGACGGTAAGGTGCAGCACTTCTCTGGTCACTATCACCGTTTTGACGACCGTACCTATCAGAGCACGGTAAACACATCGAACAAGATACACGACTACACCGTTGCCGCACCTGGAAACACGGAACAATCGAACAACGCCTTTGTTGTGCTGTTCAAGCGTGGCGAGGGTGTGAAAGAAGTAATACAGACCCAGTTCTAA
- the hpt gene encoding hypoxanthine phosphoribosyltransferase, which translates to MSRITINGKSFETSMPEAQIKWRVKELAQQISRDMEGKNPLFLAVLNGAFIFAADLMREMTIPCEISFVKLASYQGTTSTGKIKEVMGINEDLSGRHVIILEDIVETGLTIKQMKESLGTRNPASVSVCTLFFKPERLQEDLKLDYVAFEIPNDFILGYGLDFDQQGRGLKDLYTLVKE; encoded by the coding sequence ATGAGCAGAATAACTATTAATGGCAAGTCATTTGAGACGTCAATGCCAGAGGCACAGATCAAATGGCGAGTAAAGGAACTGGCACAGCAGATAAGCCGCGACATGGAAGGGAAGAACCCGCTGTTTCTTGCAGTACTCAACGGAGCATTCATCTTTGCTGCCGACCTTATGCGCGAGATGACCATCCCCTGTGAAATATCGTTTGTTAAGCTGGCTTCCTATCAGGGAACAACATCTACAGGAAAGATTAAGGAAGTGATGGGAATTAACGAGGACCTCTCAGGCCGTCACGTAATCATCCTTGAAGACATTGTAGAAACGGGCCTTACCATTAAACAGATGAAAGAGTCACTCGGCACCCGCAACCCTGCATCGGTAAGTGTGTGCACACTTTTTTTCAAGCCCGAACGCCTGCAGGAAGACCTGAAACTTGACTATGTAGCGTTCGAGATTCCCAACGACTTCATACTCGGCTACGGCCTCGACTTTGACCAGCAGGGACGCGGACTGAAAGATCTTTACACACTGGTTAAGGAGTAA
- a CDS encoding adenylate kinase — translation MKNIVIFGAPGSGKGTQSDKLIEKYGLEHISTGDVLRAEIKNGTELGKTAKQFIDNGQLIPDELMVSILASVYDSFGREHKGVIFDGFPRTIPQAEALKMMLAERGDKIAAMLELDVPEDELMKRLILRGQQSGRADDNEETIKKRLVVYHNQTQPLIEWYKKEGLHYHIDGLGELDRIFGDICKVVDNI, via the coding sequence ATGAAGAATATTGTTATTTTCGGTGCCCCCGGCTCAGGCAAGGGCACACAGAGCGACAAGCTCATTGAAAAGTACGGATTGGAGCACATTTCTACTGGCGACGTGCTTCGTGCAGAGATCAAGAACGGTACAGAGCTCGGCAAGACTGCCAAGCAGTTCATTGACAACGGCCAGCTCATCCCCGACGAGCTGATGGTAAGCATCCTCGCTTCAGTATATGACTCTTTCGGTCGTGAACACAAGGGAGTAATCTTCGATGGATTCCCACGCACCATTCCACAAGCAGAGGCACTGAAGATGATGCTCGCAGAGCGTGGTGACAAAATTGCAGCGATGCTGGAACTCGACGTGCCAGAGGACGAGCTCATGAAGCGCCTCATACTCCGCGGACAGCAGAGCGGTCGTGCCGACGACAATGAAGAGACTATCAAGAAACGCCTCGTAGTCTATCACAACCAGACACAGCCCCTCATCGAGTGGTACAAGAAAGAAGGTCTGCACTATCACATTGACGGTCTGGGCGAACTCGACCGCATCTTCGGTGATATTTGCAAGGTAGTAGATAATATCTAG
- the obgE gene encoding GTPase ObgE gives MESNFVDYVKIMCRSGKGGRGSMHLRHVKYNPNGGPDGGDGGKGGSIILRGNHNYWTLLHLRYQRHIFAEHGGNGGRDKCHGTDGKDIYIDVPPGTVVYNAENGKFVCDVAYDGQEIMLLKGGRGGLGNFQFRTATNQAPRYAQPGEPMQEMTVIMELKLLADVGLVGFPNAGKSTLVSALSNAKPKIANYPFTTMEPSLGIVGYRDNKSFVMADIPGIIEGAAEGKGLGLRFLRHIERNSLLLFMVPGDTDDIKHEYEILLNELRQFNPEMLSKHRVLAITKCDLLDEELIEMLRETLPDDLPVVFISAVTGFGLEELKDVLWEELNAESNKLATITAEDTLVHRDKDMATFAAELEDEGELDDIEYVDAEDVDEDFEDEDIEDLEDFEYVESES, from the coding sequence ATGGAGAGTAATTTCGTTGACTATGTAAAAATAATGTGCCGTTCAGGCAAGGGCGGTCGCGGCTCCATGCACCTGCGCCATGTGAAATACAACCCTAACGGCGGTCCCGACGGTGGCGACGGCGGCAAGGGCGGTAGCATAATATTGCGTGGCAACCACAACTACTGGACTCTGCTCCACCTGCGCTATCAACGACATATTTTCGCTGAACATGGCGGCAACGGCGGAAGAGACAAATGTCACGGCACCGACGGCAAGGACATCTACATCGACGTGCCGCCAGGAACAGTGGTCTATAACGCCGAGAATGGTAAGTTCGTATGCGACGTAGCCTACGACGGACAGGAGATAATGCTGTTGAAAGGCGGACGCGGCGGACTGGGCAACTTCCAGTTCCGTACTGCCACCAATCAGGCACCACGCTACGCACAGCCAGGAGAGCCCATGCAGGAGATGACGGTCATCATGGAGCTGAAGCTGTTAGCCGATGTGGGACTCGTAGGTTTCCCAAATGCAGGTAAGTCAACATTAGTGTCGGCCCTATCAAATGCAAAGCCGAAGATTGCCAACTATCCATTTACAACGATGGAGCCATCGCTCGGCATTGTGGGTTATCGCGACAACAAGTCGTTCGTGATGGCCGACATACCTGGGATAATTGAGGGCGCGGCAGAAGGCAAAGGACTCGGACTCCGATTCCTGCGTCACATTGAGCGTAACTCATTGCTGCTCTTCATGGTACCTGGCGACACAGATGACATCAAGCACGAATACGAGATACTGCTCAACGAACTCAGACAGTTCAACCCAGAGATGCTGTCGAAACACCGCGTGCTGGCAATAACGAAGTGTGACCTGCTAGACGAAGAGCTCATAGAGATGCTTCGCGAGACTCTGCCCGACGACCTTCCAGTAGTGTTCATTTCGGCTGTAACTGGCTTTGGACTCGAAGAACTAAAAGATGTGCTTTGGGAAGAACTGAATGCCGAGAGCAACAAACTCGCCACAATAACAGCCGAAGACACTCTTGTGCACAGAGACAAGGACATGGCAACCTTTGCTGCAGAACTGGAAGACGAAGGTGAGCTTGACGACATAGAATATGTTGATGCTGAGGACGTTGACGAAGACTTCGAGGACGAGGATATAGAAGACCTTGAGGACTTTGAATACGTGGAGAGCGAGAGTTGA